A window from Acidithiobacillus sp. encodes these proteins:
- a CDS encoding zinc-finger domain-containing protein has translation MTGPIKCCDQSHTEVETKDLPLCCPTPGMSRWNGHPRVFLKIEETGEARCPYCGTLYVLKGGPLKAAGH, from the coding sequence ATGACCGGCCCCATCAAGTGCTGTGACCAGAGCCATACCGAGGTGGAGACCAAAGACCTCCCCCTCTGCTGCCCCACGCCCGGCATGAGCCGCTGGAACGGGCACCCCCGTGTTTTCCTCAAGATTGAAGAGACCGGAGAAGCCCGCTGCCCGTATTGCGGAACCCTTTACGTGCTTAAAGGCGGGCCATTAAAGGCGGCGGGGCACTGA
- a CDS encoding phosphoribosyltransferase family protein, whose translation MTHTDSHSSTYPLHINGVQRDLPLFKVQPDLAIAVLNILGDTELTEAAAHALNGRMAERSYDVIVTAEAKSIPLAYALSVHSGRPYIVLRKNYKSYMGEALSTETLSITTGKPQTLYLDAKDRAAIRGRRVALVDDVVSTGSTLAAMRALMVQAEAEIAAVAAICTEGDATHWSDVIALAHLPLFPLSA comes from the coding sequence ATGACCCACACCGATAGCCACAGCAGCACCTACCCCCTCCACATCAACGGGGTGCAGCGCGATCTCCCCCTTTTTAAAGTGCAGCCGGATCTGGCCATCGCCGTCCTCAACATCCTCGGCGATACGGAACTGACGGAGGCCGCGGCCCACGCGCTGAACGGGCGCATGGCGGAACGCTCTTACGACGTGATCGTCACCGCCGAGGCCAAGAGTATTCCCCTGGCCTACGCCCTGTCGGTGCACAGTGGGCGTCCCTATATCGTCCTGCGCAAGAACTACAAGTCCTACATGGGCGAGGCTTTGTCCACCGAAACCCTGTCCATCACCACCGGCAAGCCCCAGACCCTGTATCTGGATGCCAAGGATCGCGCGGCAATCCGCGGCAGGCGGGTGGCGCTGGTCGATGACGTGGTCAGCACCGGCTCTACCCTGGCTGCTATGCGCGCGCTCATGGTGCAGGCTGAGGCGGAGATCGCCGCCGTCGCGGCCATTTGTACGGAAGGCGACGCCACCCACTGGTCGGATGTGATCGCCCTGGCGCACCTGCCACTCTTTCCGCTCTCCGCGTAA
- a CDS encoding GNAT family N-acetyltransferase: MRYREATPDDLPSICTLGEEVNAVHHRAFPDVFAGPGKHDRDAAHWLNSIGKDSAITFVAEEDGKVLGFVNVSMANESHSLLQPMRFGRVGSISITEERRGQGIGPALMKLAQDWVAQHGGSEVRLNVWAFNAHALHLYEELGYEIRSLFLAKRLPSGA; encoded by the coding sequence ATGCGCTATCGAGAAGCCACACCAGACGATCTACCCAGCATCTGCACTCTTGGTGAAGAAGTGAATGCAGTGCATCACCGTGCCTTCCCAGATGTCTTTGCCGGCCCGGGCAAACATGATCGAGACGCTGCGCACTGGCTGAATAGCATCGGCAAGGACTCCGCAATCACTTTCGTCGCGGAAGAAGATGGCAAAGTCCTTGGCTTTGTCAATGTCAGCATGGCGAATGAGTCCCACTCCTTGCTGCAGCCCATGCGCTTTGGTCGCGTTGGTAGCATCAGCATCACAGAAGAGAGACGAGGCCAAGGAATCGGGCCTGCGCTCATGAAACTGGCCCAAGACTGGGTAGCTCAACATGGCGGCTCGGAAGTCCGCCTGAATGTCTGGGCCTTCAACGCCCACGCACTCCACCTGTACGAGGAACTGGGCTATGAAATTCGTTCTCTTTTCCTGGCCAAGCGGCTGCCGAGTGGGGCCTAA
- a CDS encoding alpha/beta hydrolase, translating into MSPSAERPFTLVHPNGDRVCGLIHETHTDPVGVFLPGFASNMEGSKSQLLARSAQAQGWSWVRFDPRGVGRSDGPFQALTLSRYLADLQLILHMLEDRPVLLVGSSLGGWLGTIAATRWPKQIRALLLIAPAYNFIQDIFRRLPADEQQAWQDTNLRCWDDSHGLGALHMRFDLVADSWRYDLLRFPPYLHCPVEILHGSADKAVPLALSYRFAARAHAPELVIRPLPGINHRLQGADSVLLRSLQSLWNRIS; encoded by the coding sequence ATGTCCCCCTCAGCCGAAAGACCTTTTACCCTGGTTCACCCCAACGGCGACCGCGTTTGCGGGCTCATTCACGAAACCCATACCGACCCCGTCGGCGTCTTCTTGCCCGGCTTCGCCTCCAACATGGAAGGCTCCAAATCACAGCTCCTTGCCCGCAGCGCGCAGGCACAAGGCTGGTCCTGGGTACGCTTTGATCCACGCGGCGTCGGGCGCTCCGACGGCCCCTTTCAGGCACTGACCCTGTCCCGCTATCTGGCCGATCTGCAATTGATCCTGCACATGCTAGAAGATCGCCCGGTACTGCTGGTAGGCTCCAGCCTGGGCGGCTGGCTGGGCACCATCGCCGCCACCCGCTGGCCAAAACAGATCCGCGCTCTGCTGCTCATCGCCCCCGCCTACAACTTTATTCAGGATATCTTCCGGCGCCTGCCCGCTGACGAACAACAAGCCTGGCAGGACACTAACCTGCGCTGCTGGGATGATTCTCATGGCCTCGGTGCACTGCACATGCGGTTCGATCTGGTAGCGGACAGTTGGCGCTACGACTTGTTGCGCTTCCCCCCCTATCTGCATTGCCCCGTAGAAATTCTCCACGGCAGTGCCGACAAGGCCGTACCCCTTGCCCTCAGTTATCGCTTCGCCGCCCGCGCCCATGCGCCGGAACTCGTTATCCGCCCCCTGCCGGGGATAAACCATCGCCTGCAAGGCGCCGATAGCGTGCTCCTGCGCAGCCTGCAATCCCTCTGGAACCGCATTTCCTAA
- a CDS encoding NFACT RNA binding domain-containing protein encodes MDTLQLAAAAQCLDRQLAQQAIQGISDAPGGIYLHTAKAHIALIVQRAPLGLWQDPAFHKPGALTTWSSPLNQRLAGFRIQRISVPWADRIVRMDCRRIHISKRVDQISLVAECFGGRGNIALLDAAQHIRWAWRWDSLDGKAAPRFLPGVVYVPPEDSLPFDQPLPGAAAWLRRVAPRYRPQHTAEQQAMQEAWSQRLDPCASWWRSSAEVDKSVLYPVPLPDWAPLQEIPAQEALRFVLPAAHPEPSAQERAFALQRERLQHRIQKMRQDMTRWEDPEVYRTQAFALFALPDTMASDTQISAPDHTSATGTLLTIAVTPGKFLHQQAQWYMQQAQRSQRAQREITSRLQESEKLLERLVGNEPQPSPVEGPATQARLVSGSPAPKGKPEDATFSQTVVDGFTILWGKNARENDRLTFRTAKPWDLWFHIQDLGGSHVVLRRENSQTPVPEPVLAAAARIALQQSQSRAISGEVDWTEIRHVHRKPSGGPGQVTYRHFKSIRVRRDGHHSNL; translated from the coding sequence ATGGATACTTTGCAACTCGCCGCCGCCGCCCAGTGTCTGGACCGCCAGCTCGCGCAGCAGGCCATCCAGGGCATCAGCGACGCGCCGGGCGGGATTTATCTGCACACCGCCAAGGCGCATATCGCGCTCATCGTGCAGCGTGCCCCTCTGGGGCTCTGGCAGGACCCGGCATTCCATAAGCCGGGTGCCCTGACCACCTGGAGCAGCCCGCTCAACCAGCGTTTAGCCGGTTTTCGCATTCAGCGCATCAGCGTGCCCTGGGCGGATCGCATCGTACGCATGGATTGCCGCCGCATCCATATCAGCAAGCGGGTGGACCAGATCAGCCTGGTTGCCGAATGCTTTGGCGGACGCGGCAATATCGCCCTGCTCGATGCGGCGCAGCATATTCGCTGGGCCTGGCGCTGGGACAGCCTCGACGGGAAGGCCGCGCCGCGCTTCCTGCCCGGCGTGGTGTATGTACCGCCGGAAGACAGCCTGCCCTTTGACCAGCCCTTACCGGGTGCTGCCGCCTGGCTGCGCCGCGTCGCACCCCGTTATCGCCCGCAGCACACGGCCGAGCAGCAGGCCATGCAAGAGGCATGGTCGCAGCGGTTAGATCCGTGTGCGTCCTGGTGGCGGTCTTCGGCGGAGGTCGATAAATCCGTCCTCTACCCCGTGCCCCTGCCCGACTGGGCACCGCTGCAGGAGATTCCGGCACAGGAGGCGCTGCGCTTTGTGCTCCCCGCCGCACACCCGGAACCCTCAGCACAGGAACGTGCGTTCGCCTTGCAGCGGGAGCGTCTGCAACACCGCATCCAGAAAATGCGCCAGGACATGACGCGCTGGGAGGACCCGGAGGTGTATCGTACCCAGGCCTTCGCCCTCTTCGCCCTGCCCGACACGATGGCGTCAGACACGCAGATCAGCGCCCCGGACCACACCAGCGCAACGGGTACGCTCCTGACTATTGCCGTAACACCGGGCAAGTTTCTGCACCAGCAGGCGCAGTGGTATATGCAGCAGGCGCAACGCAGTCAGCGCGCACAGCGGGAAATCACCAGCCGCCTGCAAGAATCAGAGAAGCTGCTGGAGCGACTGGTGGGTAACGAACCACAGCCATCGCCCGTGGAAGGCCCGGCAACCCAAGCGCGGCTCGTGTCAGGAAGCCCGGCCCCAAAAGGGAAACCGGAGGATGCCACATTCAGTCAAACCGTCGTCGACGGCTTCACGATCCTCTGGGGTAAAAATGCCCGGGAGAATGACCGCCTGACCTTCCGCACGGCTAAGCCCTGGGACCTGTGGTTTCATATTCAGGATTTAGGCGGCAGCCATGTGGTGCTGCGCCGGGAGAATAGTCAGACACCGGTGCCCGAGCCGGTGCTCGCCGCCGCCGCGCGCATTGCCCTGCAACAAAGCCAGTCCCGCGCCATCAGCGGCGAGGTGGACTGGACGGAAATCCGCCACGTCCACCGTAAACCGAGTGGCGGGCCCGGACAGGTGACCTACCGCCACTTCAAGAGCATCCGGGTACGCCGCGACGGCCACCATAGTAACTTATAG
- the groL gene encoding chaperonin GroEL (60 kDa chaperone family; promotes refolding of misfolded polypeptides especially under stressful conditions; forms two stacked rings of heptamers to form a barrel-shaped 14mer; ends can be capped by GroES; misfolded proteins enter the barrel where they are refolded when GroES binds), whose translation MPAKQVAFAEHAREKMLRGVNVLADAVKVTLGPKGRNVVLDKSFGAPTITKDGVSVAKEIELADKFENMGAQMVKEVASQASDEAGDGTTTATVLAQAIIREGLKAVIAGMNPMDLKRGIDKSVIVIVEELKKQSKPCKTQKEVAQVGTISANSDDSIGKIIAEAMEKVGNEGVITVEEGSGLANELDVVEGMQFDRGYLSPYFVNNQDKMVAELENPYILLHDKKISSIRDMLPILEQVAKSSRPLLIIAEDVEGEALATLVVNTMRGIIKVAAVKAPGFGDRRKAMLEDMAILTGGRVVSEEIGMKLESTTLADLGQAKKIVIDKENTTIIDGAGQQAEIKSRVEQIRRQMEDASSDYDREKLQERVAKLAGGVAVIKVGAGSEMEMKEKKARVEDALHATRAAVEEGIVPGGGVALVRARHALEGFKTANHDQDMGVAIIRRAIEEPLRQIVANAGGEGSVVLNKVVDGKDGYGYNAATDEYGDMFEMGVIDPTKVTRTALQKASSIAGLMITTEAMVTELPKKDDKSGGDMGGDMGGMGGMGGMGGF comes from the coding sequence ATGCCAGCTAAACAAGTAGCCTTTGCTGAACATGCCCGCGAGAAGATGTTGCGCGGCGTTAACGTGCTCGCCGACGCCGTCAAGGTCACCCTGGGTCCCAAGGGCCGTAACGTGGTGCTCGACAAGTCTTTCGGTGCCCCCACCATTACCAAGGACGGCGTCTCCGTCGCCAAGGAAATCGAGCTGGCTGACAAGTTCGAGAATATGGGCGCGCAGATGGTGAAAGAAGTCGCCTCCCAGGCTTCAGACGAAGCTGGTGACGGCACCACCACCGCCACCGTTCTGGCCCAGGCGATCATTCGCGAAGGCCTCAAGGCCGTCATCGCCGGCATGAACCCCATGGACCTGAAGCGCGGCATCGACAAGTCGGTCATCGTCATCGTCGAAGAGCTCAAGAAGCAGTCCAAGCCCTGCAAAACCCAGAAGGAAGTAGCCCAGGTCGGCACCATTTCCGCCAACTCTGACGACTCCATCGGCAAGATCATTGCCGAAGCCATGGAGAAGGTCGGCAACGAAGGCGTCATCACCGTGGAAGAAGGTTCCGGCCTCGCCAACGAGCTGGACGTCGTCGAAGGTATGCAGTTCGACCGCGGCTACCTGTCCCCCTACTTCGTCAACAACCAGGACAAGATGGTTGCCGAGCTGGAGAATCCTTACATCCTCCTGCACGACAAGAAAATCTCCTCCATCCGTGACATGCTGCCCATCCTGGAGCAGGTCGCCAAGTCCAGCCGTCCCCTGCTGATCATTGCGGAAGACGTCGAAGGCGAAGCGTTGGCCACCCTGGTGGTCAACACCATGCGCGGCATCATCAAGGTCGCTGCGGTCAAGGCGCCGGGCTTTGGTGATCGTCGCAAGGCGATGCTCGAAGACATGGCCATCCTGACCGGCGGCCGCGTGGTCTCCGAAGAGATCGGCATGAAGCTGGAGAGCACCACCCTCGCCGATCTTGGCCAAGCCAAGAAAATTGTCATCGACAAGGAAAACACCACCATTATCGATGGCGCTGGTCAGCAGGCCGAGATCAAGTCCCGCGTTGAGCAGATCCGTCGCCAGATGGAAGACGCCAGCTCCGACTACGATCGCGAGAAGCTCCAGGAGCGGGTCGCCAAGCTGGCCGGTGGCGTTGCCGTCATCAAGGTCGGTGCCGGTTCCGAGATGGAAATGAAGGAAAAGAAGGCCCGTGTCGAAGACGCCCTGCATGCTACCCGTGCGGCCGTCGAAGAAGGCATCGTCCCCGGCGGCGGTGTGGCGCTGGTCCGTGCCCGTCATGCGCTGGAAGGCTTCAAGACCGCCAACCACGACCAGGACATGGGTGTGGCCATCATCCGTCGCGCCATCGAAGAGCCATTGCGTCAGATCGTCGCCAATGCCGGCGGTGAGGGCAGCGTGGTGCTGAACAAGGTTGTCGACGGTAAAGACGGCTACGGCTACAACGCCGCCACCGACGAATATGGCGACATGTTCGAGATGGGCGTCATCGACCCGACCAAGGTCACCCGCACCGCGTTGCAGAAGGCCTCCAGCATTGCTGGCCTGATGATCACCACGGAAGCCATGGTCACGGAACTGCCGAAGAAAGACGACAAGTCTGGCGGCGACATGGGTGGTGACATGGGCGGCATGGGCGGCATGGGTGGTATGGGCGGCTTCTAA
- a CDS encoding branched-chain amino acid transaminase gives MSMAERDGFIWFDGKMVPWREATVHGLTHSLHYGMGCFEGERAYATAQGTAIFRLPEHTKRLFNSAKILQMDVPFTQDQINDATKEVIRANHLESAYIRPLLFYGAEGMGLSAKGLKVHALIAAWSWGSYLGQEALEKGIRVKVSSFSRHHVNVHLCKAKATGNYMNSMLAQREAASCGYDEALLLDREGYVAEGSGENIFMIRDGILYTPTLTSALEGITRDTILKFARDAGIPIVEKQLTRDEFYIADEAFFTGTAAEVTPIREIDNRIIGEGCRGPVTELLQSRYFDTVAGRREDHPEWLHYVG, from the coding sequence ATGTCCATGGCGGAACGCGACGGTTTTATCTGGTTTGACGGCAAGATGGTTCCCTGGCGGGAGGCCACCGTGCATGGTCTCACCCACAGCCTGCACTACGGCATGGGCTGTTTTGAGGGCGAGCGTGCCTACGCCACCGCGCAGGGCACCGCCATTTTCCGCCTGCCGGAACACACCAAACGCCTCTTCAACAGCGCCAAGATATTGCAGATGGACGTCCCCTTCACCCAGGACCAGATTAACGACGCCACCAAGGAAGTCATCCGTGCCAACCATCTGGAGTCGGCCTACATCCGCCCCCTCCTGTTCTATGGAGCTGAAGGCATGGGCCTCTCCGCCAAGGGACTCAAGGTCCATGCGCTCATTGCCGCCTGGAGCTGGGGCAGCTATTTGGGCCAGGAGGCCCTGGAAAAGGGTATTCGCGTCAAGGTGAGCTCCTTCAGCCGCCACCATGTCAACGTACACCTGTGCAAAGCCAAGGCCACGGGCAACTACATGAACTCCATGCTGGCCCAGCGCGAGGCGGCCTCCTGCGGCTATGACGAAGCCCTGCTGCTGGATCGCGAAGGCTACGTGGCGGAAGGTTCCGGCGAAAATATTTTCATGATCCGCGACGGCATTCTTTACACGCCCACCCTGACCAGCGCCCTGGAAGGCATTACCCGCGACACCATCCTCAAGTTCGCCCGCGATGCCGGTATCCCTATCGTCGAAAAACAACTGACCCGGGACGAATTCTACATCGCCGACGAAGCCTTCTTTACCGGCACCGCTGCCGAAGTGACCCCTATCCGCGAGATCGACAATCGGATCATCGGCGAGGGCTGTCGCGGCCCAGTCACCGAGCTGCTGCAAAGCCGCTACTTCGATACCGTGGCCGGGCGCCGCGAGGACCACCCAGAATGGCTGCACTACGTTGGCTGA
- a CDS encoding addiction module protein: protein MNTQLLQQARVLDIDEQIELVEAIWDGIVNRGATPLLTEAQTTELDRRRADHLANPDDVVPWSEVKAAALAKIRQ, encoded by the coding sequence ATGAACACACAACTCTTACAGCAAGCCCGTGTACTCGACATTGACGAGCAGATCGAATTGGTTGAGGCCATCTGGGATGGTATTGTGAATCGTGGTGCCACGCCATTGCTGACTGAAGCGCAGACAACGGAACTCGACCGCCGCCGCGCAGATCATCTTGCCAACCCTGATGATGTAGTTCCCTGGAGTGAAGTAAAGGCTGCTGCTCTTGCCAAAATCAGGCAATGA
- the sat gene encoding sulfate adenylyltransferase, translating to MSTPSVHVLTARQRCDLELLLTGAFAPLEGYLDAADWQSVLQDMRLSNGALWPIPVVLDVSEALGRSLAAGDTLRLERSDGTPLGSVAVSACYRPDTLLEAAAVYGTTDSSHPGVAELLARGPYYVAGRVSAWDADTLTRAAAVEFPPEYQTPAMLQKHWSGTHPVVAFQTRNPLHHAHIAVTQAGLEQAGAGARLLLHPAIGPTKPGDVEASYRMRVYRAVLGHYPQATALLSPLPLAMRMAGPREALWHALIRRNYGASHFIIGRGHADPGAPAGGLFYPAFAAQELFARHASEMGITGIFLPEYAYSQTRRRYVPVEEANGEALAGISGTELRRRLASREDIPEWFSPPEVIQILRQAYRGADRRGLVIWFTGLSASGKSTLAGMLARALEAGDERAVTLLDGDVVRRFLSKGLSFSREDRDENIRRIGFVASLVARHGGIAVVAAISPYRQARADARRLVEEAGGLFIEVHVSTPLEICAERDPKGLYAKAMRGEITGFTGVDDPYEAPEHAECVLDASLQKPPAALATLMGVLCQLGAVTDKPVVIEARKEA from the coding sequence ATGTCCACTCCATCGGTTCATGTCCTGACGGCGCGCCAACGCTGCGATCTGGAGCTGTTGCTGACCGGCGCTTTTGCCCCATTGGAAGGTTACCTGGATGCAGCGGACTGGCAGTCCGTGCTACAGGATATGCGTCTGAGTAATGGCGCGCTCTGGCCTATTCCCGTAGTGCTCGATGTCAGCGAGGCACTCGGCCGGTCCTTGGCGGCAGGGGACACTTTGCGCCTGGAGCGCAGTGATGGCACGCCCCTCGGGTCCGTTGCCGTCAGCGCCTGCTATCGTCCGGATACACTGCTGGAGGCCGCGGCGGTTTATGGGACGACCGACTCCAGCCATCCGGGCGTGGCCGAGTTGCTGGCGCGCGGCCCTTACTATGTGGCGGGGCGCGTGTCAGCCTGGGATGCGGACACCCTGACCCGCGCCGCGGCCGTCGAATTTCCGCCCGAGTATCAGACCCCGGCCATGCTGCAAAAGCACTGGAGTGGTACGCACCCCGTGGTCGCCTTTCAGACGCGCAACCCGCTGCATCACGCCCATATTGCCGTGACCCAGGCCGGGCTGGAGCAGGCCGGGGCAGGCGCCCGTCTCCTGCTGCACCCGGCCATCGGCCCCACCAAACCCGGCGATGTGGAGGCATCCTACCGCATGCGGGTGTATCGTGCGGTGCTGGGCCATTATCCCCAGGCAACCGCCCTGCTCTCGCCCCTGCCCCTGGCCATGCGCATGGCCGGCCCGCGGGAGGCGCTGTGGCATGCACTGATTCGCCGCAACTATGGGGCTAGCCATTTCATCATCGGCCGCGGTCATGCCGATCCGGGTGCACCGGCGGGCGGTCTGTTCTACCCGGCCTTTGCGGCGCAAGAGCTTTTTGCCCGGCATGCCAGTGAGATGGGCATCACCGGCATTTTTTTGCCCGAGTATGCGTATTCCCAAACCCGGCGCCGTTATGTACCGGTGGAAGAGGCCAACGGCGAGGCCCTGGCGGGCATTTCCGGTACAGAGCTGCGGCGGCGGCTGGCCAGCCGGGAGGACATCCCCGAATGGTTCTCCCCGCCCGAGGTCATTCAGATATTGCGCCAGGCCTACCGTGGTGCGGACCGGCGCGGACTGGTCATCTGGTTTACCGGCCTGTCTGCCAGCGGCAAGAGTACCCTGGCGGGAATGCTGGCCCGCGCTCTGGAAGCGGGTGACGAGCGCGCCGTGACCCTGCTGGATGGCGATGTGGTGCGGCGTTTTCTGTCCAAAGGCTTGAGTTTCAGCCGCGAAGACCGCGATGAGAATATCCGCCGCATCGGCTTCGTCGCCAGCCTGGTGGCGCGCCATGGCGGCATTGCGGTGGTCGCCGCCATTTCCCCCTATCGTCAGGCCCGTGCCGATGCGCGTCGTCTGGTGGAAGAAGCCGGTGGTCTGTTTATCGAAGTGCATGTCTCCACCCCGCTGGAAATCTGTGCCGAGCGCGATCCCAAAGGCCTTTATGCCAAGGCCATGCGCGGCGAGATCACCGGCTTTACCGGCGTGGACGACCCCTACGAGGCACCGGAGCATGCGGAATGTGTATTGGACGCCAGCCTGCAAAAGCCGCCGGCCGCGCTGGCAACACTGATGGGCGTGCTGTGCCAACTGGGCGCGGTGACAGATAAGCCGGTCGTGATCGAGGCGCGCAAAGAGGCGTGA
- the dsbD gene encoding protein-disulfide reductase DsbD, whose product MWSAICGFLLLLWLPFTHAAPFLTPGQAFRFAASLSGHDQLQLRWDVAPGYHLYRDRIKFSAAPDSIILGHYTLPAGMMLDDPAFGKMRVLEGQNTLTVPFTVQGTVPAFIELKATYQGCANAGVCYPEQVKTVRLALTQQAVAPPVAPVVQSSTVVSAPAAVSHSSNAGVLAAALQDRFWLTLGLFFLSGLGLAFTPCIFPMIPILSALIVGQEAGRGQQRSRAFALSIAYVLGMSLTYTIAGVLAAVTGAYMQAAFQSPWVLGAFAFIFVLLALSMFGFYELQMPSSIQTRLAGMGKGGDLLSTFVMGALSALIVGPCVAAPLAGGLLFISQTGNVFLGGLSLFVLSLGMGVPLLIIGTSAGHLLPRVGAWMDAVKAVFGVLMLGVAIWLLARVLPGPVGLALWAALAVISAIYLGALDAVAAGVSGWRRFWKGFGIVVLAYGLVMGIGALSGAGDPLQPLARLTTAVSAQPENRAEAPHFTVVKTPEALQNALAQAKGKPILVDYWASWCVECVRMDRVTFADPRVKTALQGRDLIRVDVTQDDAASRALLKRYNLVGPPAFIAVAADGKTAAQQEGYLGPEAFLQWLPRS is encoded by the coding sequence ATGTGGAGTGCCATTTGCGGGTTCCTGCTACTGCTCTGGCTGCCCTTTACGCATGCGGCCCCGTTTTTGACGCCGGGCCAGGCCTTTCGCTTTGCAGCGAGTCTGAGCGGCCACGACCAGCTGCAACTGCGCTGGGATGTGGCGCCGGGGTACCACCTCTACCGCGACCGGATAAAATTCTCCGCGGCGCCAGACAGCATTATTCTCGGCCATTACACCTTGCCCGCAGGGATGATGCTGGACGACCCGGCCTTTGGCAAAATGCGGGTCCTGGAAGGACAAAATACCCTCACGGTGCCTTTCACCGTCCAGGGAACTGTCCCCGCTTTCATTGAATTAAAAGCCACTTATCAGGGCTGCGCGAATGCCGGTGTTTGTTACCCTGAGCAGGTCAAAACAGTCAGGTTGGCTTTGACTCAGCAGGCTGTGGCACCGCCGGTGGCGCCCGTCGTGCAGTCGTCAACAGTGGTGAGCGCGCCAGCTGCGGTCAGCCACTCGAGTAACGCCGGGGTCCTGGCAGCGGCTTTGCAGGATCGCTTCTGGCTGACTTTGGGGCTTTTTTTTCTCTCCGGACTGGGTTTGGCTTTCACGCCGTGTATTTTCCCCATGATCCCTATTCTCTCGGCGCTGATTGTCGGGCAAGAGGCGGGGCGCGGCCAGCAGCGGTCACGCGCCTTTGCGCTTTCTATTGCCTATGTGCTGGGGATGTCGCTGACTTACACGATTGCTGGAGTGCTCGCGGCGGTGACCGGGGCCTATATGCAGGCGGCCTTCCAGAGCCCCTGGGTGCTGGGGGCTTTTGCGTTTATTTTCGTGCTGCTGGCGCTGTCCATGTTTGGTTTTTACGAGTTGCAAATGCCGAGCAGTATCCAGACGCGCCTGGCGGGCATGGGAAAGGGTGGAGATCTGTTGAGTACCTTTGTTATGGGCGCACTGTCGGCGCTGATTGTCGGGCCCTGCGTAGCGGCGCCTCTGGCGGGCGGGCTACTCTTTATTTCGCAGACGGGGAATGTTTTTCTTGGTGGGCTATCGCTCTTCGTCCTCAGCCTGGGGATGGGCGTGCCCTTGCTGATCATTGGCACTTCCGCGGGCCATTTGTTGCCGCGAGTTGGCGCCTGGATGGATGCCGTCAAAGCGGTTTTTGGTGTACTGATGCTGGGCGTCGCTATCTGGCTGCTGGCGCGGGTGCTGCCTGGGCCGGTTGGTCTGGCCTTGTGGGCAGCGCTGGCAGTGATCAGCGCCATCTATCTCGGCGCGCTGGATGCAGTGGCCGCAGGCGTTTCGGGATGGCGTCGTTTTTGGAAAGGCTTCGGTATAGTGGTGCTGGCGTATGGTCTGGTCATGGGTATTGGAGCGCTCAGCGGTGCCGGTGATCCCCTGCAACCTCTGGCGCGCCTTACAACAGCCGTGTCGGCGCAGCCGGAAAACCGGGCTGAAGCCCCGCATTTTACGGTGGTAAAAACTCCGGAGGCTTTGCAGAATGCGCTGGCGCAGGCCAAAGGCAAGCCCATATTGGTGGATTACTGGGCAAGCTGGTGCGTGGAATGCGTGCGCATGGATAGAGTTACTTTCGCTGATCCGCGGGTGAAGACCGCTTTACAGGGGCGAGATCTGATCCGCGTGGATGTGACACAGGATGACGCCGCCAGCCGCGCCCTCCTGAAACGTTACAATCTGGTAGGTCCCCCGGCCTTCATCGCCGTCGCCGCTGATGGCAAAACAGCCGCGCAGCAGGAGGGGTATTTAGGCCCAGAGGCGTTTTTGCAGTGGCTGCCGAGATCTTAG
- the groES gene encoding co-chaperone GroES: MKLRPLHDRVVIRRLEEEQKTAGGIIIPDTAKEKPVQGEVVAAGHGKILEDGKIRALDLKVGDRVLFAKYAGTEIKVEGEELLVMREDDIMAVVEK, encoded by the coding sequence ATGAAATTGCGTCCTTTGCATGATCGCGTCGTCATTCGTCGCCTGGAAGAAGAGCAGAAGACCGCCGGCGGGATCATCATTCCCGATACCGCCAAAGAAAAGCCTGTGCAGGGTGAAGTGGTCGCCGCTGGCCATGGCAAGATTCTGGAAGACGGCAAGATTCGCGCCCTCGACCTCAAAGTCGGCGATCGCGTTCTGTTCGCCAAATACGCCGGCACCGAGATCAAGGTGGAAGGCGAAGAACTGTTGGTGATGCGCGAAGACGACATCATGGCGGTCGTCGAGAAGTAA